AACTATACTAAATTCCTCTATTTTTATTTCGTTTAATAAAATGCTTAAAATTGCCGCATAATCTCTTGTATCCAAACTAAATGGAGGATTCTTTGATTTTCCAAATCCAGGCATATCAATATATAAATGGCGAAATTCTTTAAAGCTCTCAGAAAAAACTTGCTTCATTAAAGCTTTATTAGATCCCCATCCATGCAAAAAGATCAAAGTTTTTGATAAATGAAAATTTACAATTTCAAAAGAAATATCAAAGTTTTGATTCTTGTAAAGAATGCTTTTTTGTGCCACTATTTACCCTTTGCAAATTGAATCTTATGCAAAAACTCATAAGCAACTTTAATTTCTCTTGGCTTGGGCAAATTTCTACTTAATTCCTCTAAAGCATTTCTAAAATCCACAAAAAGATAGTTCGCTAAACTTCCAGGAATCGGATTAATCTCATTAAGATAACATTGATTCTCTTTAACAAAAAAATCGCAGCGTATTAATGCACCATCAAACAAATTTCCATAAATCTTGGTAAAATTTTCTTGCAAAGTCTGTTTTAATGATTCTGAAATCTCTGCTTCTTTGGCACTTTCTGTACGTGAAAAATCCAAATATTTCTTTTCAAAATCCAAAAATTCTTTTTTTTGTGGCTCTTCAATAAAAGAAAAATGCATTCCTTCTTTACTTTTATAACCCGCAATATTATATTCTTTGATGCCGCTAACAAAAGGCTCTATAATTGCCTTATCATCATATTCAAAAGCCTCTTGTATCGCATATTCCAATTCTTTTTCCTCATAAACAACAGAAATACCTATGGAGCTTCCAAGTCTTGCAGGTTTCACAATAAGCGGAAAAGGCAAGGTAACCTTAGGGATAGAATCTTTATGCACCATTTGATAATCCAAACTTAAAACCCCGCATTCTTTAGCCAGCATTTTAGTAAGCTCTTTATCAAAGCTTAAAACACACGCTGGATTCCTAGGACCAATATAATTAATTCCATAAAAATCAAGCAAAGAAGCTACTCTGCCATCTTCACCATCAGCGCCGTGAATCAAATTTACTACAATAGGCAAAGGAAGTTTTTTTTCACCCCATAATGTTTTTTGATAAAATCCTCCATTTTTAGGGTAGATTCTTGTTGCCTTTAAATATGCTTTTGTGCTAAAAAACTTCGATTGCATCTTATCTTTTGGTATCAAATAAAAAGTATGCGTATCATCTAAAAAAATAAAATATTCCACATTACCTAAAAGCTTTTTTAAAGCAATCGCACTTACAATGCTAATTTCGTGTTCATAAGAGCTTCCACCAAATAAAAAACAAAAATTCAAAATCCTATCCTTATACCGCTAAATTTTTATAAAATCATACCAAAATTTTAATATTCCCACCAATCTCAAACAATCTTTTTGGGAATTGTTGGTTGCAAATGCACTAAAATTTCATAAGGGATTGTGCCAAAAGCCTCTGCCCAAGGATTCGCATCTTCAATAATACACAATTCCTCTCTATCCCCTTGGATACTCAAGCAATCCATAGAAGATCTTGGATAAATTTTAAATCCTTCTTTTGTTTTTAATTCCATTCCTTCCCTTAGCCTAAAAAGACCATCACCATAACCCACATCATAGCTAGAAACTAGAGTATCTTCTTTTGTTTCTGAAACACCACCATATCCAATTCTACTACCTTTTTTCAAAAAATAAGTGCTAATTTTTCTAGCCCACAAAGAGGCAATAGGCTTTACATTCAATCCGCAAAATCTAATATCTTGGCATAAATAGCCATAAAAAGCAATCCCTATTCGAAACAAATCATCTTGCAACTCTAAAGGCAAGCTTTCATTATATCTAACTGCCCTCAAAGCACCCGAAGAAGAAAAAAAGTGGAAACGCGGCTTTTTAAAGGAATATTGATTGCACAATTCTAAAACCTTTTTTTTAACCATTAAAAATTCATTATTTTGCGTATAAAACTCACTACCAAAATCATCTCCAAAACCATTATGACTAAAAACACCAATTAATTCTAATTCCCTTTTATTAATAATTTCAAATGCCTCTTGTAGTTGTTGCGCTTGAATTCCATTGCGATTCATTCCAGAATTAATCTCTAATTCGATTTTAGTTTGTTTAGGATAAAGCTTCAAGGCTTCTAAACTAGCAACACAAAAATAAATATTATCTTGTTTTAGACATTGTTGCAAAGCTTCTTTATCTTCCAGACTTTGAGGATAAAGTATTGTAATATGCCGAAACATTGCAGCAATCTCTAAGGCTTCTTTGGTATTTTTTACAAAACAAGTAGTAATTTTAGCTTCTTTTGCAAGTTGTGCCATCTCTTTTAAACCATGCCCATAAGCATTATCTTTTAAGACAATTGCAATTTTATGAATGTTTTCTTGCCCTATAAATTGAGCGATCTGATGATAATTAGAAAAAAAATGTTGGGAGTTAATTTGTAAATATGCCATATCTTACTCCCCAATAAAGGGGAAATTAGATTTAGTTTTTTGGAAGTTTTGAAATATAGTCTGCTACTGCATCAATATCTGCATCTGTGAATTTGAAGTTTTTCATATTAGCATACATAATTTGCTTAGCACCACCATTATCAGCAGTTCCAGCAGCATAGCCCTTTAATTGCGTAACAAGCTCAGCTTTATCCATACCGCCGATTTTTACATTACCTTTGCTTCCAGGTGCTACTCTTTCTCCATTCATACCATGACAAGCGATACATTTTTTATAAAGTGTCGCACCATCAGCTGCCATTAAACAGCCTGTTGCCAATACAAGACTTAATAAAATCTTTTTCATAATCTTACTCCTCATATATCAAAAATTACTTTGCAATCATATCCTTTTTTCATAAAATGAATATAAAATTTGCAATTTAATCATTTCATTTTACAATAAATTGACTAGAATTTTACTAGAATTTTAAAAGAAATATTGCAACTTCAAAAAATTAAATATTGTATTCAAAAATAAAAAAACATAAAAGAAGAAAATGAAGTGGTGGCTTGAGGCGGAATCGAACCACCGACACGGAGATTTTCAGTCTCCTGCTCTACCGACTGAGCTATCAAGCCTTTTAAGAAAGGGAATTATATAATTTTTTATTTAATTTTTGCTTAAAAGAAAGCCTAAAGCCTTTAAAAAATCCAAAATAATATAAAATACACCAAGCATCAACGCTTAGTGTATCCGCGCTTACAATATTTTTGTGTTTTTTTAATGCTTTGACTTCTGCTTTAAAATCCTATACCCAAGCCACATCAAAAAGACAACAACAAAAATACTAATCCAAGTCTCATCTAGCCCAACAGGCTTACTCAAATCAAAAAAATCTTCAAACATTATCGCTCTTCTAAAACCTTTTGGCATCGCTCACAAGGTTCATCGGCTTTTTGTGAGACAAACTGCCAACATCTAGGACATTTATGTCCTTGTGCCCTTAAAATCCTATAATTCTCTCCCCCAAAGGTAAATTTTGCTAACACTTCGCCTTCTGCTTCCTTTCTTACATTGCTTACCATAAGCCATAGATTTAACTCTGCAAATTCAGCCATTTTTTGCGGAACAGCCAAATCCACTTCCAAAGTGGATTTGATTTTTGAATCTTTTTTAAGTATGTCAATCTGCTCTAAAAACACTCCACGCAATTCAAGCAATTCATCAAAGTTTAAATTAGGATTTTCAAAACTTGGTAAAGGAGTATAAAGAATCTCAAAAACATCTCCCTCTTTGATAATCCCACAAGATTCTAAAACTACCCTACTTTGCGTATGGCTTAGGGCTTCATTAATCGTATAAGTAAAAATTGGAGCTAAAAGTCCAAAGAGCCTACCACAAATTAACGCCATCACACTTTGAGAAGCCCTGCGTTCTTCAGAAGAAAGGGCATTGCAATATAAATTATCTTTACAGATATCTAAATAAATCCCACTAAGTTCAGTATTAAGAAAATAAGTTAATTCTTGAATCGCCTTAGAAAATTCATATTCACCAAAAAGGGCATTTACTTTTTCAAAACATTCTCTAGCGCTTTTTAAAATCCATAAATCAATAGGATTAAAACTCGTAACTTCCAAACTCTCTAAGCCATTAGTATTAGCTAATAAGAATCGGATGGTGTTGCGAATCTTTCTATAATTCTCTCCCACTTGTTTTAAAATATTATTAGAAATTCTTTGATCATTTTGGTAATCACTCATTGCGACCCAAAGCCGCAAAATTTCACTCCCAAACTCTTTTAAAACTTCTTTAGGGACAACAACATTGCCCTTAGATTTACTCATTTTCTCGCCCTTCTCATCCATTGTAAAACCATGCGTTACAATTGCTTTATAAGGCGCCTTCTCATTAACTGCACAACTAACCAATAAAGAACTATGAAACCAGCCCCTATGTTGATCACTTCCCTCTAAATATAGACTAGCAGGATAGCCACCACTTCTATACAAATTACTTTGCAAAACTGCTTTCCATGTGCTTCCACTATCAAACCACACATCTAAAATATGATAGATTTTTTCAAAATGATCGGAATCTTTTTGGTATTTTTGTGGCAATAAATCCTTAACTTCCTTATTCCACCACGCATCACAGCCTTCTTTTTCAAAAATTTCTGCGACAAAATCTAGCACTTCACTCTCTAATAACACCTCTCCACTGCGTTTATCTTTAAAAAAGGCAATAGGCACACCCCAATCCCTTTGCCTTGAAATACACCAATCAGGACGATTTTCAATCATTGCCCTAATTCTATTCCTACCATGATCGGGGAAAAATTTTGTTTTATCAATCTCGGCTAATGCCACCTCTCGCAAAGTTTTCCCTTCTTTGCTAAAAGGTTCATCCATTACAATAAACCATTGTTGAGTTGCCCTAAAAATAATAGGTTGATGAGAACGCCAACAATGCGGATAAGAATGTCTAATCTTGGCATGTCTTAGTAAATTTTTTCCCAACAATTCAAAAATTCTTGGATGTGCATCAAAAACAAATTTCCCTACAAATTCATCAGGATTAAAAAATAATTTTTCCCTAATTAAAGTTTCATCATAACACCCCTTATCATCAACGGGCATTAACATAGGCAAATCGTATTTTAATCCGATAAAATAATCGTCTTCTCCGTGTCCAGGGGCAGTATGAACACAACCACTTCCCTCGCCACTTGCGACATGTTCTCCTAAAATAATCTTAGAATCTCTACCATTTAAAGGATT
This portion of the Helicobacter canadensis MIT 98-5491 genome encodes:
- a CDS encoding D-alanine--D-alanine ligase is translated as MNFCFLFGGSSYEHEISIVSAIALKKLLGNVEYFIFLDDTHTFYLIPKDKMQSKFFSTKAYLKATRIYPKNGGFYQKTLWGEKKLPLPIVVNLIHGADGEDGRVASLLDFYGINYIGPRNPACVLSFDKELTKMLAKECGVLSLDYQMVHKDSIPKVTLPFPLIVKPARLGSSIGISVVYEEKELEYAIQEAFEYDDKAIIEPFVSGIKEYNIAGYKSKEGMHFSFIEEPQKKEFLDFEKKYLDFSRTESAKEAEISESLKQTLQENFTKIYGNLFDGALIRCDFFVKENQCYLNEINPIPGSLANYLFVDFRNALEELSRNLPKPREIKVAYEFLHKIQFAKGK
- a CDS encoding alanine racemase is translated as MAYLQINSQHFFSNYHQIAQFIGQENIHKIAIVLKDNAYGHGLKEMAQLAKEAKITTCFVKNTKEALEIAAMFRHITILYPQSLEDKEALQQCLKQDNIYFCVASLEALKLYPKQTKIELEINSGMNRNGIQAQQLQEAFEIINKRELELIGVFSHNGFGDDFGSEFYTQNNEFLMVKKKVLELCNQYSFKKPRFHFFSSSGALRAVRYNESLPLELQDDLFRIGIAFYGYLCQDIRFCGLNVKPIASLWARKISTYFLKKGSRIGYGGVSETKEDTLVSSYDVGYGDGLFRLREGMELKTKEGFKIYPRSSMDCLSIQGDREELCIIEDANPWAEAFGTIPYEILVHLQPTIPKKIV
- a CDS encoding c-type cytochrome, producing the protein MKKILLSLVLATGCLMAADGATLYKKCIACHGMNGERVAPGSKGNVKIGGMDKAELVTQLKGYAAGTADNGGAKQIMYANMKNFKFTDADIDAVADYISKLPKN
- the ileS gene encoding isoleucine--tRNA ligase, which translates into the protein MDYKDTLELPNTTFPMRGNLPQNEPKIYQEWGKREYYERILKNRENAKESFNLHDGPPYANGHLHIGHALNKILKDIINKYHYFQGKKIFYTPGWDCHGLPIEQQVEKKLGKEKKDSLPKSKIRELCRKHAQEFVEIQKKEFLELGILGDFENPYKTMDFAFESEIYKALCEVAKKGLLKERSKPVYWSWACQTALAEAEVEYEEKESDSVFVAFALKEDALTAIGAKELGLDQAYCVIWTTTPWTLPANSGIALNPNETYALTSDGKIVLHSEVEKLSAINVVENQILKTFKACILENTHAINPLNGRDSKIILGEHVASGEGSGCVHTAPGHGEDDYFIGLKYDLPMLMPVDDKGCYDETLIREKLFFNPDEFVGKFVFDAHPRIFELLGKNLLRHAKIRHSYPHCWRSHQPIIFRATQQWFIVMDEPFSKEGKTLREVALAEIDKTKFFPDHGRNRIRAMIENRPDWCISRQRDWGVPIAFFKDKRSGEVLLESEVLDFVAEIFEKEGCDAWWNKEVKDLLPQKYQKDSDHFEKIYHILDVWFDSGSTWKAVLQSNLYRSGGYPASLYLEGSDQHRGWFHSSLLVSCAVNEKAPYKAIVTHGFTMDEKGEKMSKSKGNVVVPKEVLKEFGSEILRLWVAMSDYQNDQRISNNILKQVGENYRKIRNTIRFLLANTNGLESLEVTSFNPIDLWILKSARECFEKVNALFGEYEFSKAIQELTYFLNTELSGIYLDICKDNLYCNALSSEERRASQSVMALICGRLFGLLAPIFTYTINEALSHTQSRVVLESCGIIKEGDVFEILYTPLPSFENPNLNFDELLELRGVFLEQIDILKKDSKIKSTLEVDLAVPQKMAEFAELNLWLMVSNVRKEAEGEVLAKFTFGGENYRILRAQGHKCPRCWQFVSQKADEPCERCQKVLEER